One part of the Vibrio hyugaensis genome encodes these proteins:
- a CDS encoding ankyrin repeat domain-containing protein yields the protein MDIKQSVRTTIFTLSFITTALAVFLKHSITEERMMLCALGNEILIFDSEDCITYFEIFGVSEELMALVEQQYGIASILRAGSHSRFRMADALVTHGFDVNWINEDKISPLHSAIIHDDFESFKWLMQKGANKEFHCPKLGRNATEFLNLVYTENPTINRGAMYGLLH from the coding sequence ATGGACATCAAACAAAGCGTCAGGACGACGATTTTCACCCTCTCTTTCATCACAACGGCCCTGGCAGTGTTTTTGAAGCACTCAATAACGGAAGAACGCATGATGCTATGTGCTCTTGGTAATGAAATCCTAATATTTGATAGTGAAGATTGCATTACCTATTTTGAGATATTTGGCGTATCGGAAGAACTCATGGCTTTGGTTGAGCAGCAATACGGCATTGCTTCGATTCTGAGGGCAGGAAGTCACAGCCGTTTTAGAATGGCTGATGCGTTAGTAACACATGGGTTTGACGTCAATTGGATAAACGAAGATAAGATTTCGCCTTTACATTCCGCCATCATTCATGATGATTTTGAGTCCTTCAAATGGTTAATGCAAAAAGGGGCGAACAAAGAGTTTCATTGCCCTAAGTTGGGCAGAAATGCGACTGAATTTTTGAATTTGGTTTACACCGAGAATCCGACCATAAACCGAGGCGCAATGTACGGACTGTTACACTAG
- a CDS encoding GH92 family glycosyl hydrolase: MKLKRTLLSTAVLTAMLGLAGCGSDSDPETPVISTPTLEFVDTLIGTKGLGNVNPSPVMPEGMIQPSPDNFDPNGWNGKGSPVEYDPVHSLLSGFSMTHISGAGKGDLNDFAFLPYTGFNTDAVTMDKSSEVAEVGYYSVDLVETGVKAELSATDRVAFQRYTFKPGEDRKVRIDLQHELLEQYGNHSRSIYYKRVNDTTVVGARTSNEWGQWQTVFFAAEFSDPIIEENLYTKLASESKLTPTDATEVGLEDYRGYAEHKPMPGEPEPDPERLAKRANDVLTHLNFGKSDEPLVVKVAISGTGVDGALKNLEADTNGWDFDNVVQQNRVAWENILGEFELEGGNKADKTMFYTSLYRTFVAPFLYQDVDGKYRGMDGKVHQAEDGLVNYSVYSMWDTFRAAHPLKTIIDKDRAIEHARDLLNKYQTGGVLPKWELHSDYTGEMVGHPAVSVIADIMVKHPEAFTAAEFDLALKAADETVNFNLDKTESWVPYQDAWNGDKRFTVMTRHNDYQEDVGFIPANTKWAPDSGDKPGYVEGLKVDKYDELVNESVSYGLENAYYDWCIAQIAKLAGNDQQYDRYMARSESFKNYFDYNPEQYGKLQDTKGNALGATGFMRPAYMNSGSKVWANNLKAECLDENMALSIPDGMDYNACKDRKALNESDVFWPYRAEHRGEDFTEGNTWQWTWFAPHNLNGLANVMGGEHIDRTDFSLPENVTEQGKAAFLANLNALFNADSNADTSQSHDMSGYIGQFVMGNEPDHHVPYLYNWTAEPWKTQEIVDQAMNEFYHPTHEGLIGNEDVGQMSAWYVMSALGFYQVTPGEASYTIGRPLFDKAVIPVADGKFTITSENNSQESIYVKSVTINGKQLSDNFSFAHSDLKDGGELHFVMTSDKSEAMKAQ, from the coding sequence ATGAAACTAAAAAGAACCCTACTTTCTACTGCAGTGTTAACCGCCATGCTTGGTCTTGCTGGTTGTGGCAGCGACTCTGATCCAGAAACTCCTGTTATCTCTACCCCTACTTTGGAATTCGTTGATACCTTGATCGGCACTAAAGGTCTCGGCAACGTTAACCCTTCTCCAGTCATGCCAGAAGGTATGATTCAACCGTCACCAGATAACTTCGATCCAAACGGTTGGAATGGCAAAGGCTCACCTGTTGAATACGATCCTGTACACAGCCTGCTTTCTGGCTTCTCAATGACCCACATTTCCGGCGCAGGTAAAGGCGACTTAAACGACTTCGCCTTCTTGCCATACACAGGCTTCAATACTGATGCCGTGACCATGGATAAAAGCTCGGAAGTGGCAGAGGTTGGTTACTACTCGGTTGACCTTGTAGAAACTGGCGTAAAAGCTGAGCTGTCGGCAACCGACCGCGTGGCGTTCCAACGTTACACCTTTAAGCCGGGTGAAGATCGCAAAGTACGTATCGATCTTCAACACGAACTGTTGGAACAATACGGTAACCACTCTCGCAGCATCTACTACAAACGCGTTAACGACACCACAGTCGTAGGCGCGCGTACCTCAAACGAATGGGGTCAATGGCAAACCGTGTTCTTCGCGGCAGAATTCTCTGATCCAATCATTGAAGAGAACCTGTACACCAAGCTGGCTTCTGAGAGCAAACTGACTCCAACTGACGCTACCGAAGTCGGATTAGAAGATTACCGTGGTTACGCAGAGCACAAACCAATGCCGGGCGAACCAGAACCTGACCCAGAACGTTTGGCAAAACGCGCAAACGATGTCCTGACTCATTTGAACTTTGGTAAAAGCGATGAGCCATTGGTGGTCAAGGTAGCGATTTCTGGCACTGGTGTTGACGGCGCATTGAAAAACCTAGAAGCAGACACTAACGGCTGGGATTTCGACAATGTCGTACAACAAAACCGCGTGGCTTGGGAAAATATCCTTGGCGAGTTTGAACTGGAAGGCGGCAACAAAGCCGACAAAACCATGTTCTACACCTCGCTCTACCGTACGTTTGTTGCTCCATTCCTATACCAAGATGTGGATGGCAAATACCGTGGCATGGATGGCAAAGTGCACCAAGCAGAAGATGGCTTAGTGAACTACTCAGTGTACTCAATGTGGGATACCTTCCGCGCCGCACACCCACTGAAAACCATCATCGATAAAGACCGCGCGATTGAGCACGCACGCGATCTATTGAACAAATACCAAACGGGCGGCGTACTGCCAAAATGGGAACTGCACTCGGATTACACTGGTGAAATGGTCGGTCATCCTGCAGTTTCGGTTATAGCCGATATCATGGTCAAACACCCAGAAGCCTTTACTGCTGCCGAGTTTGATTTAGCACTGAAAGCTGCTGACGAAACAGTCAACTTCAACCTTGATAAAACAGAGAGCTGGGTGCCTTACCAAGATGCTTGGAACGGTGACAAACGCTTCACGGTCATGACACGTCATAACGACTACCAAGAAGACGTCGGCTTTATTCCAGCCAACACCAAATGGGCACCGGATTCTGGTGACAAACCGGGTTACGTGGAAGGCTTGAAAGTCGATAAGTACGACGAGCTCGTGAACGAGTCGGTGTCTTACGGTCTTGAGAACGCTTACTACGACTGGTGTATCGCTCAGATCGCTAAACTTGCGGGCAATGACCAACAGTACGACCGCTACATGGCACGCTCAGAATCGTTCAAGAACTACTTCGATTACAACCCAGAACAATACGGCAAACTGCAAGACACCAAAGGCAACGCATTGGGTGCAACGGGCTTTATGCGTCCGGCTTACATGAACAGCGGCAGCAAGGTTTGGGCAAACAACCTGAAAGCCGAATGTTTGGACGAGAACATGGCGCTGTCTATCCCAGACGGTATGGACTACAACGCCTGTAAAGACCGCAAAGCACTCAACGAAAGCGATGTGTTCTGGCCTTACCGCGCCGAGCACCGTGGTGAAGACTTTACCGAAGGCAACACATGGCAATGGACATGGTTTGCACCGCACAACTTGAACGGTCTGGCTAACGTGATGGGTGGCGAGCACATCGACCGTACTGACTTCTCTCTTCCTGAAAACGTAACCGAACAAGGCAAAGCGGCATTCTTAGCCAACTTGAATGCGCTGTTTAATGCGGACTCCAACGCTGATACGAGCCAATCACACGATATGTCGGGCTACATCGGTCAGTTCGTGATGGGTAACGAGCCTGATCATCACGTGCCTTACCTATACAACTGGACGGCAGAGCCTTGGAAGACACAAGAAATCGTCGATCAAGCGATGAACGAGTTCTACCACCCAACGCATGAAGGTCTGATTGGTAACGAAGACGTCGGTCAGATGTCGGCGTGGTACGTGATGTCTGCATTGGGCTTCTACCAAGTCACACCGGGCGAAGCAAGCTACACCATCGGTCGTCCTCTGTTCGACAAAGCCGTGATTCCAGTCGCGGACGGTAAATTCACCATCACCTCAGAAAATAACAGCCAAGAGAGCATCTACGTGAAGTCGGTGACCATCAACGGCAAACAATTGAGTGACAACTTCAGCTTCGCGCACAGCGATTTGAAAGACGGTGGTGAGCTGCATTTCGTCATGACTTCAGACAAATCTGAAGCGATGAAAGCGCAGTAG
- a CDS encoding VOC family protein — translation MKNLNIVEIKSFVPAKDYELSKRFYQALGFEMPSDVGGVAYFFKGSCSFLLQDFYEPKHCNNFMMHLLVEDVASWHEHMSKVDLKSFGAKITELIDQPWKMREFCLHDPSGVLWRISQNID, via the coding sequence ATGAAAAATCTCAATATTGTTGAAATTAAATCTTTTGTTCCGGCGAAAGATTACGAGCTATCCAAGCGTTTCTATCAGGCGTTGGGCTTTGAAATGCCATCGGACGTGGGCGGCGTGGCGTACTTCTTCAAGGGCAGTTGTTCATTCTTGCTGCAAGACTTTTATGAGCCAAAACACTGCAATAATTTCATGATGCATTTGTTGGTGGAAGATGTCGCCAGTTGGCACGAACATATGTCGAAAGTGGACCTTAAATCGTTTGGAGCAAAGATAACGGAACTTATCGACCAGCCTTGGAAGATGCGAGAGTTCTGTTTGCACGACCCAAGCGGGGTGTTGTGGAGAATCAGTCAGAATATCGATTAA
- a CDS encoding GH92 family glycosyl hydrolase, with product MFKRNLISLAILVGLTGGLTGCNSDNDSSSSLPGDPIVDLAVLKYVDPMIGTAASGHTFPGATVPAGMVQLSPDTFIGSNTDHESGLNPWHSASGYWDSSNYETGEVVNTDVPLYGFSHTHLSGTGATDLGDILVLPYADMANTQLNSFDKANEEASAGYYKTKLNQGQIEVELSATKRVGLHKYTFADGADRNVKFDLGHTLMNNNGKSLKNKVEVVDEYTIRGRKTSTGWFQGQDHQGQDIFFYAKFNQPIAKALLGEQDLEPTREMRNGAVYSGDDLTAYLNFGTGEEPIEIRVGISPVNWQGAQKNLEAEAPSFDLAKVKEDAEYAWAEKLAKIKVEGGTEAEKTNFYTGMYHMMIAPIEFYDVDGQYVDMLGTVRTLKDGDTPNYSIYSTWDTFRAVHPMWTIIDPDQATLYVKDLIRKSNDEFGLLPKWEGHGSETGTMIGYPSAAILGDAVTKGLIDAEQAYTASVKSARYTPHEYPQIHDDILSSLMAGQLNYHEKEQCVRYPNWNSVSYSLEFSFYDWTIAEMAKAAGDMDAYEEFKARSYNSLKHWDAKAGNADGTGFFVPTELKEGDPCALKYASTDFDPYKSDAFYYTEGNAWQWQWAFMQDLDKLTEIMGGTQGLNDKLNNLFTADPNGGEAHQDMTGYIGQYIHGNEPSHHVIYLYNRTEESYKAQEYLDQVYDQFYKPTPDGIIGNEDVGQMSAWYLMSALGFYQISPTDPTYSIGRPIFDKATVDIGSGTFTVTAENNGPDNMYIKEVTINGKPLDVYNTFQHSEFKAGGELHFVMTADKSEAMQANLGE from the coding sequence ATGTTTAAACGTAATCTTATCTCTTTGGCTATCCTGGTTGGTCTGACGGGTGGCTTGACTGGCTGTAACAGCGACAACGATTCTTCCTCTTCACTGCCGGGCGATCCAATTGTTGATCTCGCGGTGTTGAAATACGTCGATCCTATGATCGGCACAGCGGCTTCTGGTCATACATTCCCGGGCGCGACGGTACCGGCAGGTATGGTTCAACTGTCTCCCGATACTTTCATCGGTTCTAACACTGATCACGAATCAGGACTTAACCCATGGCACTCAGCTTCTGGCTACTGGGATTCATCCAACTACGAAACTGGCGAAGTAGTTAACACTGACGTTCCGCTGTACGGCTTCTCCCATACTCACCTTTCAGGTACAGGCGCAACGGACTTAGGCGACATCTTGGTTCTGCCATATGCAGACATGGCGAACACACAGCTGAACTCTTTCGACAAAGCCAATGAAGAAGCAAGCGCAGGCTACTACAAAACCAAGCTGAACCAAGGCCAAATCGAAGTAGAACTGAGCGCAACCAAACGCGTTGGCTTGCACAAATACACCTTTGCTGATGGCGCAGACCGCAACGTGAAGTTCGATTTGGGCCATACCCTAATGAACAACAACGGCAAGTCTTTGAAGAACAAAGTAGAAGTGGTGGACGAATACACCATTCGCGGTCGTAAAACATCAACAGGCTGGTTCCAAGGGCAAGATCACCAAGGTCAGGACATCTTCTTCTACGCGAAATTCAACCAACCAATCGCCAAAGCACTGTTAGGCGAACAAGACCTAGAACCAACGCGCGAAATGCGTAATGGTGCGGTTTACTCAGGCGATGATCTGACGGCTTACCTAAACTTCGGCACAGGCGAAGAGCCAATTGAAATCCGCGTCGGTATCTCTCCAGTTAACTGGCAAGGTGCACAGAAAAACTTAGAAGCAGAAGCACCAAGTTTCGACCTAGCAAAAGTAAAAGAAGACGCAGAATACGCGTGGGCTGAGAAGCTAGCAAAAATCAAAGTGGAAGGCGGTACAGAAGCAGAGAAAACCAACTTCTACACAGGTATGTACCACATGATGATCGCGCCAATCGAGTTCTACGATGTGGATGGTCAATACGTGGATATGCTTGGCACAGTGCGCACACTGAAAGATGGCGACACACCAAACTACTCGATTTACTCAACGTGGGATACGTTCCGCGCGGTTCACCCAATGTGGACCATCATCGACCCCGATCAAGCAACGCTATACGTGAAAGACTTGATTCGTAAATCCAACGACGAGTTTGGTCTATTGCCGAAATGGGAAGGTCATGGCTCAGAAACCGGCACCATGATCGGCTACCCATCGGCAGCGATTCTGGGCGATGCGGTGACCAAAGGCTTGATTGATGCAGAGCAAGCTTACACGGCTTCAGTGAAATCCGCTCGCTACACACCGCATGAGTACCCACAGATTCATGACGACATCCTAAGCTCACTCATGGCAGGTCAGTTGAACTACCACGAGAAAGAACAGTGTGTTCGTTACCCGAACTGGAACTCAGTGTCGTACTCGTTGGAATTCTCATTCTACGATTGGACGATCGCAGAAATGGCGAAAGCCGCTGGCGATATGGACGCGTATGAAGAGTTCAAAGCTCGTTCTTACAACTCTTTGAAACACTGGGATGCAAAAGCAGGTAACGCAGACGGCACGGGCTTCTTCGTACCAACAGAATTGAAAGAAGGCGACCCATGTGCGCTGAAATACGCTTCAACTGACTTCGACCCTTACAAGTCTGACGCGTTCTACTACACAGAAGGGAACGCGTGGCAGTGGCAATGGGCGTTCATGCAAGACTTAGACAAGCTGACTGAAATCATGGGCGGCACTCAAGGTCTGAACGACAAGCTGAACAACCTATTTACTGCCGATCCAAATGGCGGCGAAGCGCACCAAGACATGACAGGCTACATCGGTCAGTACATTCACGGTAACGAGCCTTCGCACCACGTCATCTACTTGTACAACCGTACTGAAGAGTCTTACAAGGCGCAGGAATACCTAGACCAAGTTTACGACCAGTTCTACAAACCGACACCAGACGGCATCATCGGTAACGAAGACGTAGGTCAAATGTCGGCGTGGTACTTGATGTCAGCACTGGGCTTCTACCAAATATCGCCAACCGATCCAACCTACAGCATCGGTCGTCCAATCTTCGACAAAGCGACGGTAGACATTGGTTCTGGCACGTTCACGGTAACGGCTGAGAACAACGGTCCAGACAACATGTACATCAAAGAAGTGACCATCAACGGTAAGCCTCTGGATGTGTACAACACCTTCCAGCACAGCGAATTCAAAGCAGGCGGCGAACTGCACTTCGTAATGACGGCTGACAAGTCTGAAGCAATGCAAGCCAACCTAGGCGAATAA
- a CDS encoding GH92 family glycosyl hydrolase, whose translation MNFTKTAIATAVIASVIGLAGCNDDDDNTSPSVDTSNLKYVDPFIGTGFNGHTFPGPVVPEGMVQLSPDTELIGWHSSSGYHFDKKTLFGFSHTHLSGTGMGGLGDILFLPFTEDKAKYIEDSDDYREAISVKMDKTSEVAEAGYYSVKIAENGIKAELTASERVGFHRYTYPQGQPQRLKIDLNSILNSDWGSTSLRNKLTVSEDGHTITGERDAAHFSGWAKNQKIFFYATFDKKIKDVYILANGEPVDGLSAEHVSELIYDDEGNAIKRVKADVTAYIEFEDEGSQELNAQVALSAVDPQGAENNYDAEANVSFDTARNNAREKWAKALNFSIEGGTEDQKEIFYTALYHTKIAPMVHQDVDGRFRGMGKGSIREGEGEYSIAYGQATEEQPNFSVYSLWDTQRALHPLKTITEPTRAVQYAKNLVQKYTESGLLPKWEHLGDETGTMVGYPAVAVIADAMTKFPEEFTQQEKELALKAAIDSSTYENYPALQADWDQGVLDRTLTKHIDYIEKNGFTPAIQRVDGEPVFEDYTVESVSYGLENAFYDWAIAQIAKAAGDTQAEEQYLERSKGYKKYFDYNPTEYAEHGVTGFMRPVMIDETFMTPFDPYGTEHETGNYTEGNAWQWTWFVPHDIAGLKTIMGGDAEFQKNLEATFTAESQGTETPDMSGLIGQVAFGNEPSHHIPYLFNWTAEPWKTQQVVDHILDDMYFAAPEGVVGNEDVGAMSAWYVMSALGFYQVNAAEPIYTVGRPLFDKAVIPVKGGTFTITTENNADDNMYIKSVTINGKALDNGFFFDHSEFKPGGELHFVMTGEQSEAMKAPQ comes from the coding sequence ATGAACTTTACGAAAACCGCTATCGCGACCGCTGTGATTGCAAGTGTCATTGGTTTGGCTGGTTGCAACGATGACGACGATAACACCTCACCAAGCGTCGATACTTCCAACCTAAAATACGTCGACCCATTCATTGGGACAGGCTTTAACGGACACACCTTCCCGGGTCCTGTTGTACCAGAAGGCATGGTGCAACTTTCTCCAGATACCGAGCTGATCGGCTGGCACTCTTCATCAGGTTACCACTTCGATAAAAAGACCCTATTTGGCTTCTCCCACACTCACCTTTCTGGCACGGGTATGGGTGGTTTAGGTGACATTCTGTTCCTGCCGTTTACCGAAGATAAAGCCAAGTACATCGAAGACAGCGACGACTACCGCGAAGCGATTTCGGTCAAGATGGACAAAACCTCAGAAGTGGCAGAAGCGGGCTACTACTCGGTGAAGATTGCAGAGAACGGTATCAAAGCTGAGCTTACTGCGTCTGAACGTGTCGGCTTCCACCGCTACACCTACCCACAAGGTCAACCACAACGTTTGAAGATAGACCTCAACTCCATCCTAAACAGTGACTGGGGTTCGACCTCTCTGCGCAACAAACTGACAGTGAGTGAAGACGGTCATACCATCACGGGCGAGCGCGATGCAGCGCACTTCTCTGGCTGGGCAAAGAACCAAAAAATCTTCTTCTATGCGACTTTCGATAAGAAGATCAAAGACGTCTACATCCTTGCCAATGGTGAGCCTGTTGACGGTCTATCGGCAGAGCACGTTTCTGAATTGATTTACGATGACGAAGGCAATGCCATCAAGCGTGTCAAAGCAGACGTCACTGCCTACATCGAATTTGAAGATGAAGGCTCACAAGAGTTGAACGCGCAAGTGGCGCTGTCTGCGGTTGATCCACAAGGTGCAGAAAACAACTACGATGCCGAAGCGAATGTCTCTTTCGATACTGCGCGCAACAACGCACGCGAGAAATGGGCAAAAGCACTCAACTTCTCTATCGAAGGCGGCACGGAAGATCAGAAAGAGATCTTCTACACCGCGCTTTACCACACCAAGATTGCGCCTATGGTGCATCAAGATGTAGACGGTCGATTCCGTGGCATGGGCAAAGGCTCGATTCGTGAAGGCGAAGGGGAATACTCCATCGCTTACGGTCAAGCGACAGAAGAACAGCCAAACTTCTCGGTTTACTCTCTATGGGATACCCAACGTGCATTACACCCGCTGAAAACCATCACAGAACCAACCCGCGCGGTGCAATACGCGAAGAACCTAGTTCAGAAGTACACAGAAAGCGGCTTGCTGCCGAAGTGGGAGCACTTAGGCGATGAGACAGGCACCATGGTTGGCTACCCAGCAGTAGCAGTGATTGCGGATGCGATGACCAAGTTCCCAGAAGAGTTTACTCAGCAAGAAAAAGAGCTGGCGCTGAAAGCCGCGATCGACTCTTCGACTTACGAGAACTATCCAGCACTGCAAGCCGATTGGGATCAGGGTGTATTGGATCGCACTTTAACCAAGCACATCGATTACATTGAGAAAAATGGCTTCACGCCTGCCATCCAACGTGTCGATGGTGAGCCAGTATTTGAAGACTACACGGTTGAGTCTGTTTCTTACGGTCTGGAAAATGCGTTCTACGATTGGGCTATCGCACAAATCGCCAAAGCAGCCGGTGATACTCAAGCGGAAGAGCAATACCTTGAACGCTCGAAAGGCTACAAAAAGTACTTCGATTACAACCCAACGGAATACGCAGAACATGGCGTGACGGGCTTTATGCGTCCGGTGATGATTGATGAAACCTTCATGACGCCATTCGACCCATATGGTACGGAACACGAAACAGGCAACTACACCGAAGGTAACGCATGGCAGTGGACTTGGTTTGTACCGCATGACATCGCGGGCTTGAAGACCATCATGGGTGGCGATGCTGAGTTCCAGAAAAACCTAGAAGCAACCTTCACCGCAGAAAGCCAAGGCACAGAAACACCGGATATGTCTGGTTTGATTGGTCAAGTTGCGTTTGGTAACGAGCCTTCACACCACATTCCTTACCTATTCAACTGGACCGCAGAACCATGGAAGACACAACAAGTCGTCGACCACATTCTTGATGACATGTACTTTGCTGCGCCAGAAGGCGTAGTTGGTAATGAAGACGTAGGCGCGATGTCCGCTTGGTATGTGATGTCTGCATTAGGCTTCTACCAAGTGAACGCGGCAGAACCTATCTACACTGTGGGTCGTCCGCTATTCGACAAAGCAGTGATTCCGGTTAAAGGCGGCACGTTCACCATCACCACAGAAAATAACGCCGATGACAACATGTACATCAAGTCTGTCACTATCAATGGTAAAGCTTTGGATAACGGCTTCTTCTTCGACCATTCCGAGTTCAAACCGGGTGGCGAGTTGCACTTCGTGATGACGGGCGAGCAATCTGAAGCGATGAAAGCGCCTCAATAA
- a CDS encoding GH92 family glycosyl hydrolase, with the protein MKLKRTLISTAILAAMFGLAGCNSDDDNSKSGTPSLDTTLTQYVNPLIGTGADGHTFPGAVVPYGLVQLSPDTEMEGWGSAAGYFDHGKLTEIPVYGFSHTHLSGTGITDLGDILVLPFTKKENAVFNTFDKDNETAEAGYYAVELNKGEIKAELTTTQRVGFHRYTFKEGTTPHIKFDLDHTLNKGHFNNRTMKGDLEFIDAYTIRGLRSSNGWANNQHVYFYATFNQPIVKAIALVDGAETEIDVNNDNIDAVKTIAYLEFAASSTPLEIQVGLSPTGTEGAEKNLEAEAKDVSFDTARAQANDAWHQELSRMMVSGGTEDQKEIFYTALYHASIAPMIFQDVDGQYPAMRTRIQKDAGDTPNYSVYSMWDTFRAAHPLKTIIDPERAEEFANDLIRKYEDGGILPKWELHSHYTGTMIGFPAVSIIADAMAKGLDIDPQLAKEAAEFTVRYHEASEFPDWTEDNNIGAANVVQVKVYEENGFVHHGYWNSASYTLEFAYGDWAMAEIARMAGDVKLQEEFMTRADNWLNHWDAETGFLRPKNHPLSSSPNKPPLEFNQPIDEERLDECEMVEWPEGSGVMKEKCPLLPFAPYYVDEFAYTEGNAWQWKFQPMHDFNRLKQEIYQADLAQGKDTTPEKAFREDLDELFNARSSNTGEELPDLTGYIGQYMHGNEPSHHIPYLYALTDEPWKAQEYLDRIMSEMYTSEPTGLIGNEDVGQMSSWYLMSAMGFYQVTPAEPVYTIGRPMFDEITIPVEGGEFTVIADNNSPHNKYVKSVTINGKPLDANFTFKHSEIKAGGELHFVMTGDKQEALQAQ; encoded by the coding sequence ATGAAACTAAAAAGAACCCTTATCTCTACCGCTATTCTCGCTGCCATGTTTGGTCTTGCTGGTTGTAACAGTGATGACGACAACAGCAAATCTGGTACTCCATCCCTCGACACCACACTAACCCAATACGTCAACCCATTGATTGGTACTGGTGCAGATGGTCACACATTCCCAGGGGCGGTTGTGCCTTACGGTTTGGTACAACTTTCTCCTGATACCGAAATGGAAGGCTGGGGCTCTGCTGCCGGTTACTTCGACCACGGCAAGCTGACTGAGATCCCAGTGTATGGCTTCTCCCACACTCACCTTTCTGGCACAGGCATTACCGACCTTGGTGACATCTTAGTTCTGCCTTTTACCAAGAAAGAAAACGCCGTTTTCAACACGTTCGATAAAGACAACGAAACCGCAGAAGCAGGCTACTACGCGGTTGAACTGAACAAAGGCGAAATCAAAGCCGAGCTAACTACCACGCAACGTGTTGGCTTCCACCGCTACACCTTCAAAGAAGGCACTACGCCACACATCAAGTTCGATTTAGACCACACCCTCAACAAAGGTCACTTCAACAACCGCACCATGAAGGGTGATTTAGAGTTCATCGACGCTTACACCATCCGCGGTTTACGTAGCTCGAACGGCTGGGCGAACAACCAGCACGTGTACTTCTACGCCACCTTCAACCAACCTATCGTCAAAGCCATTGCTCTAGTTGACGGCGCAGAAACGGAAATCGATGTAAACAACGACAACATCGACGCAGTGAAAACCATCGCTTACTTAGAATTCGCAGCATCATCAACACCGCTAGAAATCCAAGTAGGCTTGTCACCAACAGGCACAGAAGGTGCAGAGAAGAACCTAGAAGCAGAAGCGAAAGACGTGTCATTTGATACTGCGCGCGCTCAAGCCAACGACGCATGGCACCAAGAACTTAGCCGCATGATGGTATCTGGCGGCACGGAAGATCAGAAAGAGATCTTCTACACCGCGCTTTACCACGCTTCTATCGCGCCAATGATTTTCCAAGACGTCGACGGCCAATACCCTGCGATGCGTACCCGCATTCAAAAAGACGCGGGCGACACACCAAACTACTCTGTGTACTCCATGTGGGATACCTTCCGCGCAGCGCATCCACTGAAAACCATCATCGACCCTGAACGTGCCGAAGAGTTTGCCAACGACCTGATTCGTAAATACGAAGACGGTGGCATTCTGCCGAAATGGGAACTGCACAGCCATTATACGGGCACCATGATCGGCTTCCCTGCGGTCTCTATCATTGCTGACGCGATGGCGAAAGGCTTAGACATCGACCCACAACTTGCCAAAGAAGCGGCTGAGTTTACGGTGCGTTACCACGAGGCTTCTGAATTCCCAGATTGGACGGAAGACAACAACATCGGCGCAGCAAACGTTGTGCAAGTGAAAGTGTACGAAGAAAACGGCTTTGTTCATCACGGCTATTGGAACAGTGCGTCTTACACGCTTGAGTTTGCTTACGGCGACTGGGCAATGGCAGAAATCGCGCGCATGGCTGGCGATGTAAAACTGCAAGAAGAGTTTATGACTCGTGCCGACAACTGGCTTAACCATTGGGATGCAGAAACTGGCTTCTTACGTCCGAAAAACCACCCGCTAAGCTCATCACCAAACAAACCGCCTTTGGAGTTCAACCAACCAATTGATGAAGAGCGTTTGGATGAGTGTGAAATGGTTGAATGGCCTGAAGGCTCAGGTGTGATGAAAGAGAAATGCCCACTGCTACCATTCGCCCCTTACTATGTGGACGAGTTTGCCTACACCGAAGGGAACGCGTGGCAATGGAAGTTCCAACCAATGCACGATTTCAACCGCCTGAAACAAGAAATCTATCAAGCCGACTTGGCGCAAGGCAAAGACACCACGCCAGAGAAAGCCTTCCGTGAAGATTTGGACGAGCTATTTAATGCACGTTCTTCAAACACAGGTGAAGAGCTGCCAGACCTAACGGGTTACATCGGTCAGTACATGCACGGTAACGAGCCATCGCACCACATTCCTTACCTATACGCGCTAACGGATGAGCCATGGAAAGCGCAAGAGTACCTAGACCGCATCATGTCAGAGATGTACACCAGCGAGCCAACTGGCTTGATTGGTAACGAAGACGTAGGTCAGATGAGCTCTTGGTACTTGATGTCGGCAATGGGCTTCTACCAAGTGACGCCTGCGGAGCCGGTCTACACCATCGGTCGCCCTATGTTTGATGAAATCACCATTCCAGTGGAAGGCGGCGAGTTCACAGTCATCGCAGACAACAACAGCCCACACAACAAGTACGTGAAGTCTGTAACCATTAACGGCAAACCGCTGGATGCCAACTTCACCTTCAAGCACAGCGAAATCAAAGCGGGCGGCGAGCTTCACTTCGTCATGACGGGTGACAAGCAAGAAGCGCTTCAAGCTCAGTAA